AAAGACTCGAGAGCACAAGAATAGTAATGGAAACATCTTGGAAGAATTTGCTGGGTATGCAGgcacaaaaaaaattatatcaacGCCGATCTTCGTGGGACGGAGAAGAAGAGGATATCAACGTGGGACTTCGTGGGatgcagaagaagaagaagatatCAACGTGGGACTTCGTGGGATCCAGAAGAAGAAGATGTCAACGTGGGACTTCGTAGGATGCAGAAGAAGATATCAACGTGGGACTTCGCGGGATgca
The Colletes latitarsis isolate SP2378_abdomen chromosome 14, iyColLati1, whole genome shotgun sequence DNA segment above includes these coding regions:
- the LOC143349750 gene encoding uncharacterized protein LOC143349750 isoform X2, which translates into the protein MGKTREHKNSNGNILEEFAGYAGTKKIISTPIFVGRRRRGYQRGTSWDAEEEEDINVGLRGIQKKKMSTWDFVGCRRRYQRGTSRDAEEEEEDNQRGTSWNAEEDVKAPGLFRMRKKNQRGTS